ggcgctctggccacgcaatacgttcgtcctttcttctagatttctcctttctccaccaaaGTTGCagacgtgtcttcacagttttctacgtcacagctgtgtaacatgatcgttttggcaGCGTGCTTAACGGCCGGGAGACACTTTTCGGCCAGCAAATCGTaatttcaatgcacaaaaaatggtcaaggagcATTCAATAggcgctaaggtcgattatttccaattttaaatacagctattgcccagaaaatgcaaaaaaaaaaaactttcgtgtCGTAGGCACTTTAATGAAGACAATAAAGGGTTGGCAAAAAAGGCTTTCAGTATGTTAAGGgcttggaaacaaaagaaaaaagaaggcTCAATGCCATGTGTCATGATTTTGTGGGATGCAAACTTCTTGCAAAAGACTTTTCTTGCGATAAGAGTATAGGGAATGGCTCTCTTTATTCTTGAATTGGAAAAGTGAAGGCCTTTTAATATTAATTCATGTGCCGTACAACCCCCGCCTTCAATCAATCTAATACTCCATGTAGCATCTGTATCAACAAACATCCATGGCGGCATCCATTTGTAGCATCTGAAGGGAGTCATAATCGGTCAGTCACATTACATTGTCATAGAAGTGATTCCTGATTGTCTATAGATTACACCAGAAgcttgaaaattacttttactTTTGCGTAGTGGTCTTCGTTCGGCATCCCTGATGCTTTCGATGGATAAAAGCTCAAATAAGGTCAACAACGcattttattgctttttcttttttcattgtttgttttccttgtgGGGCTAAAGCAACTGTGTCTTTTCGGGAGGCAACATTGTCTCCGACTCAATAATCTCCCtatattttaaaggaaattaaaaccattgtattttttttctctgagaaaattCTTATGTTGATTCACATGTTGaccaaaagtaaaaaatacaagCGAAgggaaaacagaaataaattaaactcaACGGGCTAGAATTCTCGTGAAAAAAATCGATGTTCTTTTTACTATAAGTGTCTTAAGGATAACGCTATTGTTATTGGCACAGCAAGGTTTTGCATCACAAGGTGTTTTTATGGAAAGACCCGCTGAGACTTAACAAAAACCATAGCAATAGTTATAATTAAGCTTAATCCTGAATCTGGAATTAAGACTGCCAAGTGTTTGGAAGTATTTCGATAGAATAAACCAACTGAGACTTAACAAAACCATATACCGCAACATTGTCTCCGACTccgttgcattttttttcctctgagaAAATTCTTATGTTGATCCACAtgttgaccaaaaaaaaaaatacaaaagaaaggaaaacagaaacaaatcgAGACCCAAAGGGCTAGAATTCTcttgaaaaaatcaattttctttttattctaagtGTTTAGCTGTTTAAGTATAGAAAACTCGGTCTCGTCGCCATTGCCTTTCCATAAAAGCATAAGATACATGCTTTTGGAAACCATCTTTTcttgaacaaattttccttcaaatgcGAATTACTAAGTCAGAGCGAGCGTATTATCTCACACATAAAAACTATTTATAAATCCATGTTGAGATATATGATTTTAGAAAATATCTTTGCTAAAAGGAATTTTCCTTACAATGCACATTACTCAGTCACAGCCAGTGTTTCATTGACACATGAAAATTATGTTTCAGTAATTAAACACCCATCTGAATTAGTTAGGTTGCTGGAAGGATCTTTCATCagctaattaaattttgtttaaaaaaaaattgaccttaATAAAGTAGTTCTCTCTGAGGCTATCCCTACCAAACGTTAAACAGTATTTTAGGAAAAGGATCTTTCTCTTTACAGGcgcaaaaatttttaacaaactcCCAATAAACATTGTGAAGAGTGAAAAACATTCAGACGTGTTGCAGCCGAGCAAGAcatttcttctcttcttttttagGCTCTTAATGTAGTTCTTAAATTCTATTGTTGTATGTTTATTAGTCTCTTTGAATATGATAGTTTATGAAAATTCTtcatacaaattaattttttaagataCAGGGCTCCTATGGAGACCAGCCTTGGAGATGAATGGGCTACTTAccctgtaaattaagtttaacttTACTTTACCTTACTCTCTAAATTTTTCCATAACTTAATTGAGAAAAGGAAATAGACAAAGAAGagcaaattaatattttattacttttacatttttaatcCATGGCCTTGTTGATAAATGTATTAATTGTACGCTAACATTTTTACAAGTTACAGAAGTAGCCCAACCCTTGTCTAACCGTTGAGTTGTTTCGAGATTTTAACTAAAATGTTCTCCAAAAACTTCGTTCTCCTTTACATATTCTTTTCATACTGTTACTATTGTAACGGAAATTACTGTGAGCGTTTCAGGGAGTCCTTTGATTCCCTCTTATACAACCGTGTTCTGATCGGCCAGGTGATCAAGTCGTTGTTCACTCGCGGTGGAATTCTCTCCTGTGCTCACAGATGCTTGTCTCTTCCGTCATGTTCATCATACAACTACCAAATGTCAGAGTCCGCCCATGGCGTTTGTGAGTTAAACGGCGGAAAAGAGGGCGATCAGGAAAACTTGGTGGAAAAAGCTGGTTATGTTTTCGCACGGCGGAGAAAGGTAACTTAGCTGTGTTTGCCACCTTGGTTCATCCTTCTTAAAATCACTTCAGAATCGTTgcatttttataaataaaataccTAAACGAAAGCAGAGAAGAGTGAAGTGAACGGGAGGGAAGGAGAGAGGAGTAAAAGAATCCAAAAAGGTCTTTGATAAGCTCGAGATAGGACTTGTTAGAGCTCGTAGGAGTTTAACCCTTCTgcgttctttttcattttcgcaGCCGCCACGCAGCTGCAAAGAGGCAAGACAGCTGATCAGTAAGCCTGCATCAGGCTATTTCTATATCCAAGACAACAACTGTCATGAGTTTAAAGTCTACTGCGACTTCACCTCAGAGCCCGGTTGGGCCTGGACTCTAGTTATGTCAGAAAGCTTACAGAACGTTGGCGAACCTTTTACCCGACGGGGTTTGTTCAAAAATGAGCCAATGAACCCAGACGTTCCCAACTGGGAAGCGTACAGGCTTCAATTAGACCGCATGAAAGGGTTGAGATCTGAGTCAACACACTGGCGAATAACTTGCAGTCTCAATCTTGCGAGCGTTGTCGACTATAGAGATTACGTTCGAGCAAAGTTTAAAGACTTCGACTTATTGACTCATAAGGATGGGGGTAGTAAAACTTGTGAACTCGTCGATTACATCGATGTCCATGGACACAACTGTAAAAACTGCACCGCAGTTTGGTATCAGGCCCGTGACTACATTTTAACCCACAAAAGCAATGAAACCCTCTGCGACTTTGCTGGAGCACCTGGGTCCATTCAAGTTGGCGTTCATAGCGAGCAAAATTTTGGTCGGTAT
This region of Pocillopora verrucosa isolate sample1 chromosome 3, ASM3666991v2, whole genome shotgun sequence genomic DNA includes:
- the LOC131788587 gene encoding uncharacterized protein encodes the protein MFSKNFVLLYIFFSYCYYCNGNYCERFRESFDSLLYNRVLIGQVIKSLFTRGGILSCAHRCLSLPSCSSYNYQMSESAHGVCELNGGKEGDQENLVEKAGYVFARRRKPPRSCKEARQLISKPASGYFYIQDNNCHEFKVYCDFTSEPGWAWTLVMSESLQNVGEPFTRRGLFKNEPMNPDVPNWEAYRLQLDRMKGLRSESTHWRITCSLNLASVVDYRDYVRAKFKDFDLLTHKDGGSKTCELVDYIDVHGHNCKNCTAVWYQARDYILTHKSNETLCDFAGAPGSIQVGVHSEQNFGRYAFYNPNFRCTSNNSATTNYWFGSQV